Below is a genomic region from Persicimonas caeni.
CCACACACCCCACAACACGCTCGCCACAACAACCCCCCCCCACAACGTGGTCGCCGCAACCCAATTCAATTCGCCGGCGACGCCAACGCCCCCAAACGCCCCGCCTCGTTAATCAGCATGAAGCCCCGGCGTTGTGAGAAGTCGAAGCTGGCGTTGCAGCGTTTGTGTTTGGTGAGCAGGTAGGGCTCGAAGCGGCCTTTGCTCGGGGCCCACATTTTGATGTGGGTGCGGACCATCTCGCCGTGCTCGAGTGTCTTGCAGGAGCGGTTGAGCCCGTTGCACGACTGCTCTTTGACGTGCTCGACCTCGCATAGGTCGAGGCCCTTCTTGTCGTCGACGAGTGCCAGGTAGACGTGGCTTCGCGAGATGGTGCGCTCGCTCGAGGTGGCCTGGGTGCGCTCGTTGAGGGCTTTGCCCATGTACGGCTCTTTCGAGCTCGGGTTCGCAAACCAGATGCCGCGCTCTTCGAGCTCTTCGGTGCTGCTCGAGTAGGTCTTCTTGAAGCCGATGCCCCACACCGACGAGCCCAGCATCTCCATCGGCAGCAGCGAGAACTCGCTGTAGTAGTCGCCGCCCTTTCGCGGGGCCGTGGCGCATTGCGGCAGGGGCTTTTCGGTGACCTCGGTGTACTGGTGGAGCTTCCAGCCCTGTTTGCCGGGCTTCAGGTGGACCCAATACAGGTGCGACTCGGCGTCGTCGGGGCAGCGGCCGCGCGGGGCGCGGGGGCCGCAGTAGACCAGCCCGGCGCGGTGATTGCCGCTTCTGGACTGGTAGCCCTCGACGAGGGTGCGCTCGCTGGTGGCCGCCGGGCACAGCTCGTTCAACGCCTCCGAATTGGCCAGCGCCTTGTCGAACCCGCTCACATCCTGCAACACGTGCCAGTGGACCGGGCGTACTTCGAAGCTCTGGAAGCGCCAGGTGCCGTCGGCGAGTTGCCAGCGGCCCAGCGCGCCGGGGCGCGGGGGTTGGCCCTGGGCCTCTTCGTAGGGGAGCCAGCCGCCGACGTTGTAGAGCGCAAAGCGCGGGCCCG
It encodes:
- a CDS encoding sugar-binding protein, which translates into the protein MKRSNAVVLALLVLAAAASACSTSNTKGIDPFAAADEEEPADMLDAPVERRTTAPRTAGAATANEAVLMLPDPPAEKSKKIDAEVDDWSRSKARKFGQKEHVVEGEQFWTGGPDASFRVGVDSDAGHVYFWVDVRDDKVIDAASEDVMADGVILWLRDPKLEEIVDSLPAGMAEKSNVRPEMAILFTPDGQFWRYDQTGGKLYRTGIDAKTKKMKNGYRLEAALSLGVLQQVASLPTESIAFRVEVMDGDETDRRGEQTRMSMLPDESGPRFALYNVGGWLPYEEAQGQPPRPGALGRWQLADGTWRFQSFEVRPVHWHVLQDVSGFDKALANSEALNELCPAATSERTLVEGYQSRSGNHRAGLVYCGPRAPRGRCPDDAESHLYWVHLKPGKQGWKLHQYTEVTEKPLPQCATAPRKGGDYYSEFSLLPMEMLGSSVWGIGFKKTYSSSTEELEERGIWFANPSSKEPYMGKALNERTQATSSERTISRSHVYLALVDDKKGLDLCEVEHVKEQSCNGLNRSCKTLEHGEMVRTHIKMWAPSKGRFEPYLLTKHKRCNASFDFSQRRGFMLINEAGRLGALASPAN